One Bradyrhizobium zhanjiangense DNA segment encodes these proteins:
- a CDS encoding Bug family tripartite tricarboxylate transporter substrate binding protein — protein sequence MRSMWLVLASLMLLATSPAKAQDGYPSKQVTVIVPFAAGGTADIFARMVSNHLQAKFGKPFVVENVGGAGSILGVTRLAKSAPDGITLGLASTSALAINPSLFGPKLSYQPDKDLAPVAQISVVPNVLVVNPNKIKARTVPELIAYLKANPDKVSFGSAGVGTSQHLAAELFQQMTGTKMVHVPYKGSSQMLTDLLSGQIDLAFDNVPLLLPQVKTGQLALLATATPKRAAFDPEAPAVAEFLPGFEAVAWHGFFVPAGTPKPIVEKLSAEIRAFMQQPDTVQKLAELGATAVAVDSEPFAAYITAETARWKKVIEAANIKLD from the coding sequence ATGAGATCGATGTGGCTTGTTCTTGCCTCACTCATGCTGCTGGCGACCTCGCCGGCAAAGGCCCAGGACGGTTATCCATCCAAGCAGGTGACGGTGATCGTTCCGTTCGCCGCCGGCGGTACCGCCGATATCTTCGCCCGCATGGTCTCCAACCATTTGCAAGCGAAGTTCGGTAAGCCGTTCGTGGTCGAGAATGTCGGTGGCGCCGGCTCGATCCTCGGCGTGACGCGGCTGGCGAAGTCGGCGCCTGACGGCATCACGCTCGGGCTTGCGAGCACGTCCGCGCTCGCGATCAACCCGTCGCTCTTTGGTCCGAAGCTCAGCTACCAGCCGGACAAGGATCTTGCGCCGGTTGCCCAGATCAGCGTCGTGCCAAACGTGCTTGTCGTGAACCCCAACAAGATCAAGGCACGCACCGTGCCGGAGCTGATCGCTTATCTGAAGGCGAATCCGGACAAGGTCTCGTTCGGCTCGGCCGGCGTCGGCACCTCGCAGCATCTGGCCGCCGAGCTGTTTCAGCAGATGACCGGCACCAAGATGGTGCACGTACCCTACAAGGGCTCCAGCCAGATGCTGACGGACCTGTTGAGCGGCCAGATCGATCTCGCCTTCGACAACGTGCCGCTGTTGCTGCCGCAGGTGAAGACCGGCCAGCTCGCACTGCTCGCGACCGCGACGCCGAAGCGGGCCGCCTTCGATCCCGAAGCTCCCGCCGTCGCCGAATTCCTGCCGGGCTTCGAGGCCGTGGCCTGGCACGGCTTCTTCGTCCCGGCCGGAACGCCGAAACCGATCGTCGAAAAGCTCTCCGCCGAGATCCGCGCCTTCATGCAGCAGCCGGACACGGTGCAGAAATTGGCCGAGCTCGGCGCCACTGCGGTCGCGGTCGATTCCGAGCCGTTCGCGGCCTACATCACCGCTGAGACGGCGCGCTGGAAGAAGGTGATCGAGGCGGCGAACATCAAGCTGGACTAA
- the pdxA gene encoding 4-hydroxythreonine-4-phosphate dehydrogenase PdxA, whose product MTSRHLAITMGDPAGIGPEIIVKACVGLKDRIAKGDLRLLIIGSGAALDGAKASLGADIAIPEVSDKDGDWPNLCFLQADAEGEPIKPGVLSADGGRFAYKAIEQGVRLTQAGRTAAIVTAPLNKEALNKAGYHFPGHTEMLAHLTGVRGSVMLLAHGNMRVSHVSTHVALEDVPKRLTPERLRMVIDLTNDALRRLGIERPKIAIAALNPHAGEGGLFGRQDIDVSAPTIAKAVADGLDVVGPVPGDTIFVKLRAGQYDAAVAMYHDQGHIPVKLLGFQVDPATGRWQELSGVNITLGLPIIRTSVDHGTAFDIAGKGIANEHSLIEAIDYAERLAVGASTSKS is encoded by the coding sequence ATGACCTCTCGTCATCTTGCCATCACCATGGGTGATCCCGCCGGGATCGGACCGGAGATCATCGTCAAGGCTTGCGTCGGACTGAAGGACCGGATCGCGAAGGGCGATCTGCGCCTGCTGATCATCGGCAGCGGCGCGGCGCTTGATGGCGCAAAGGCCTCGCTCGGCGCTGACATTGCCATCCCCGAGGTGAGCGACAAGGATGGCGATTGGCCAAATCTGTGTTTCCTCCAGGCCGACGCCGAGGGCGAACCGATCAAGCCCGGCGTGCTCAGCGCGGATGGCGGCCGCTTTGCCTACAAGGCGATCGAGCAGGGCGTGCGCCTGACGCAGGCGGGCCGCACCGCGGCCATCGTCACGGCACCGCTCAACAAGGAAGCCCTCAACAAGGCCGGCTATCATTTCCCTGGACATACCGAGATGCTCGCGCATCTCACCGGCGTGCGCGGCTCGGTGATGCTGCTTGCCCATGGCAACATGCGCGTCAGCCACGTCTCGACTCATGTGGCGCTGGAGGACGTGCCGAAGCGCCTGACGCCGGAGCGCCTGCGCATGGTGATCGACCTCACCAACGACGCGCTGCGCCGGCTCGGCATCGAAAGGCCGAAGATCGCCATCGCCGCGCTCAATCCGCATGCGGGCGAGGGCGGCCTGTTCGGCCGGCAGGACATCGACGTGTCGGCGCCGACGATCGCCAAGGCAGTCGCTGACGGTCTCGACGTCGTCGGTCCGGTGCCGGGCGACACCATCTTCGTGAAGCTGCGCGCCGGCCAGTATGATGCCGCGGTCGCGATGTATCACGACCAGGGCCACATCCCCGTCAAGTTGCTCGGCTTCCAGGTCGATCCCGCCACCGGCCGCTGGCAGGAGCTCTCCGGCGTCAACATCACGCTGGGCCTGCCGATCATTCGCACCTCCGTCGATCACGGCACCGCCTTCGACATCGCCGGCAAGGGCATCGCCAACGAGCACAGCTTGATCGAGGCCATCGACTATGCCGAGCGGCTGGCCGTCGGCGCTTCTACATCCAAGTCATGA
- the rnz gene encoding ribonuclease Z, protein MFALTFLGTSASVPSAERNHPALLVEAAGKRILVDCGEGTQRQLLRSGAGFRRLDRILLTHAHLDHVLGIPGLFSTLGLRQTSDVMTIHGGQGTLDLVIRMLAGLWGAGRAPIAVEFSALTEGQVMDAGDFIIDCFPVRHRDTDSFGFSFKSPARRHVRPERLAELGVPDGPIRGELAAGRPVVIADRTIDPEDVLGPLSGGRKLVVIGDTETTEDLSKYVSGADLLVIEATFLDRDVSTARNYGHLTARDAAAFAAATNVGQLVLTHQSGRYEDDEVLAEAARIFPNTRIAADFDRIAI, encoded by the coding sequence ATGTTCGCCCTGACGTTTCTCGGAACCTCGGCCAGCGTTCCGTCGGCGGAGCGCAACCATCCGGCGCTCCTGGTGGAGGCGGCGGGCAAGCGCATTCTGGTCGATTGCGGCGAAGGCACGCAGCGCCAGTTGCTGCGCAGCGGTGCCGGCTTTCGGCGGCTCGACCGCATCCTGCTGACGCATGCCCATCTCGATCACGTGCTCGGTATTCCCGGCCTCTTCTCGACACTCGGTTTGCGGCAGACCTCCGACGTGATGACCATTCATGGCGGACAGGGCACGCTCGATCTCGTCATCCGGATGCTTGCGGGCCTGTGGGGTGCTGGCAGGGCGCCGATTGCGGTGGAGTTCTCAGCCCTGACCGAAGGGCAGGTCATGGACGCCGGCGACTTCATCATCGACTGCTTTCCGGTTCGCCATCGTGACACCGACAGTTTTGGTTTTTCCTTCAAGAGCCCCGCACGCCGCCATGTTCGGCCGGAGCGCCTCGCCGAACTGGGCGTTCCAGACGGGCCGATACGCGGAGAGTTGGCCGCGGGACGACCAGTCGTGATCGCCGATCGAACGATCGATCCGGAAGACGTCCTGGGGCCGCTGAGCGGCGGCAGGAAGCTCGTCGTGATCGGCGACACCGAGACCACCGAAGACCTCTCCAAATACGTTTCTGGCGCCGATCTGCTGGTGATCGAGGCAACGTTCCTCGATCGCGACGTATCGACCGCGCGGAACTATGGGCACCTCACTGCGCGCGATGCGGCTGCGTTTGCGGCCGCGACCAACGTCGGCCAGCTCGTGCTCACGCATCAGTCGGGCCGCTATGAGGACGATGAAGTCCTTGCAGAGGCAGCCAGGATTTTTCCGAACACCCGGATCGCTGCCGACTTCGATCGCATTGCCATCTAG
- a CDS encoding IclR family transcriptional regulator, translating to MARHSSLAKVEKKATKRVSDTDAKNPKNYVASVGKAFAVLKSFTSEAFELTLSEIAARADLDRGTAFRLIQTLIELGYLQAVPHSRRFRLGVACLDLGYTVLSHGSLRPIVEPLLRDLVPDVGDAASLGILDGGDVVYLARVGAGLDRHKMDRRPGTRIPAYSAALGHVMLAHLARDEQIARLESRPRVKLSERTLTDLDALLARLDQVKKKGHAVSDGENAYGLRTLAAPIFDAQGLVIAGLSVTIDAVRMEMPAFRDQALPRLMQVTRQVQDLAIKSGLTS from the coding sequence ATGGCGAGACATTCGAGCTTGGCCAAGGTCGAAAAGAAGGCCACGAAGCGCGTATCGGACACTGACGCGAAAAATCCAAAGAATTACGTCGCTTCCGTCGGCAAGGCCTTTGCTGTGCTCAAGAGTTTCACCAGCGAGGCCTTCGAGCTGACCCTGAGTGAGATTGCCGCACGGGCCGACCTCGATCGCGGAACGGCGTTCCGGCTGATCCAGACCTTGATCGAACTCGGCTACCTCCAGGCCGTTCCGCACAGCCGCCGGTTCCGCCTCGGCGTTGCCTGTCTCGATCTCGGCTACACCGTGCTGTCGCACGGGTCGCTGCGACCGATCGTCGAGCCGCTGCTGCGCGACCTCGTGCCTGATGTCGGCGATGCGGCTTCGCTCGGCATCCTCGACGGCGGCGACGTGGTCTATCTCGCGCGGGTCGGCGCTGGCCTCGACCGCCACAAGATGGATCGCCGGCCGGGCACGCGGATCCCCGCCTATAGCGCCGCGCTCGGCCATGTCATGCTGGCGCATCTGGCGCGGGACGAGCAGATCGCGCGGCTGGAGTCGCGACCGCGCGTCAAACTGTCGGAGCGAACGCTCACCGATCTCGACGCCTTGCTCGCCCGGCTCGATCAGGTGAAGAAGAAAGGGCACGCCGTCTCCGACGGCGAGAACGCCTATGGCCTGCGCACGCTGGCAGCGCCGATCTTCGACGCCCAGGGTCTCGTGATTGCCGGATTGAGCGTCACCATCGATGCGGTGCGCATGGAGATGCCGGCCTTTCGCGACCAGGCGCTGCCGCGCCTGATGCAGGTGACGCGCCAGGTGCAGGACCTCGCCATCAAGTCCGGATTGACGAGCTGA
- a CDS encoding FAD-binding oxidoreductase produces MSDSFQDALSGLADIVGDKHVIASGADQEPYVVDWRGRYHGRAVAVVKPGSTAEVAAVVKYCAARQLAIVPQGGNTGMCGAATPDDRAGNVVIRLDRMRAVRDVSPLANTITVEAGCILAEVQNAARSVDRYFPLSLGAEGSCQIGGNISTNAGGTAVLRYGPTRDLVLGLEVVLPDGRVFNGLRALRKDNTGYALKQLFIGAEGTLGIVTAAVLKLFAPPRSSALALLKLQGVEQALEVMQRLRGVVGDRLGSLEIMSRSQIEAIAETVPHVTIPFELTTPWYLIVELTDTLAGVDLNEPLATVLAEAMEAGLTDDVILASSLAQAKAIWAVRHSVSEGNKRSGYVVSHDSVVPLERQAAFVANVEARIKAAVPHARVVMHGHIGDGNLHVIALIDRAHCQDPAATAALVAEINEIVDDETAAQGGAISAEHGIGITNRGRLARVTDPLDIELMRDIKQLLDPNGLMNPGKIFTVGGARR; encoded by the coding sequence ATGTCCGACTCTTTCCAGGATGCGCTGTCCGGGCTCGCCGACATCGTCGGCGACAAGCACGTCATCGCCTCCGGAGCCGACCAGGAGCCCTATGTGGTGGACTGGCGCGGCCGCTATCACGGTCGCGCGGTCGCGGTGGTGAAGCCCGGCTCGACCGCCGAGGTCGCCGCCGTCGTCAAATACTGCGCGGCGAGGCAGCTTGCGATCGTGCCGCAGGGCGGCAATACCGGCATGTGCGGGGCCGCGACGCCGGACGATCGTGCGGGCAATGTCGTGATCCGGCTCGACCGTATGCGGGCCGTGCGCGACGTCAGCCCGCTCGCCAACACGATCACGGTGGAAGCCGGCTGCATTCTCGCCGAGGTGCAGAATGCGGCCCGTAGCGTCGATCGCTATTTTCCCTTGAGCCTGGGTGCCGAGGGTTCCTGCCAGATCGGCGGCAACATTTCCACCAATGCCGGCGGCACGGCCGTGCTTCGCTACGGACCGACACGCGACCTCGTGCTCGGGTTGGAGGTCGTGCTGCCCGACGGGCGCGTCTTCAACGGCCTGCGCGCGCTGCGCAAGGACAACACCGGTTACGCGCTCAAGCAGCTCTTCATCGGCGCAGAGGGCACGCTCGGCATCGTCACGGCGGCGGTCCTGAAACTGTTTGCGCCGCCGCGCAGCTCAGCGCTGGCGCTGCTGAAACTGCAAGGCGTCGAGCAGGCGCTCGAGGTCATGCAGCGCCTGCGCGGTGTGGTTGGCGACCGGCTCGGCAGCCTCGAGATCATGTCGCGCTCGCAGATCGAGGCGATTGCGGAGACCGTGCCGCATGTCACGATCCCATTCGAGCTGACGACGCCGTGGTATCTGATCGTCGAGTTGACCGATACGCTTGCAGGCGTTGACCTCAACGAGCCGCTCGCCACGGTGCTCGCGGAGGCGATGGAGGCCGGGCTCACTGACGACGTGATCCTGGCGTCGAGCCTGGCGCAGGCCAAGGCGATCTGGGCGGTCAGGCACAGCGTGTCCGAAGGCAACAAGCGCAGCGGCTATGTCGTGTCGCATGACAGCGTGGTGCCGTTGGAGCGTCAGGCGGCCTTCGTCGCCAACGTCGAGGCCCGGATCAAGGCTGCCGTGCCGCATGCGCGCGTCGTGATGCACGGCCATATCGGCGATGGCAATCTCCACGTGATCGCGCTGATCGACCGCGCGCATTGTCAGGACCCCGCTGCAACGGCCGCGCTGGTGGCTGAGATTAACGAGATCGTCGATGACGAGACCGCAGCGCAAGGCGGAGCCATCAGTGCCGAGCACGGCATTGGCATTACGAATCGCGGCCGGCTTGCGCGCGTCACCGATCCTCTCGACATCGAGCTGATGCGTGACATCAAGCAACTGCTCGATCCGAATGGCCTGATGAACCCGGGCAAGATCTTTACTGTCGGAGGCGCGCGACGATGA
- a CDS encoding iron-containing alcohol dehydrogenase, with product MTNAFTPIEILRPSILEFGCGTIAAAARFAERIGAKRPLVISDPFNARRVDTLALPGAVKVFGDVKPEPDLPNLEKAVAIARDVKPDLVVGFGGGSAMDLAKLVAVMCTNDVAFADIVGPEKVAGRSVALMQIPTTSGTGSEAGTRALVTDPVSQNKQAVQSRFMLADIAIVDPDLTMTVPKEVTAATGVDALAHCVEAYTSRKAHPTIDLYAREGARLVGQYLKRAVVDGSDREARAGLALASLYGGYCLGPVNTTAGHAVAYPLGTRHHVAHGLACAVIFPHTLAFNMPAVEAKTVAVLQALGLPKQGDAKLAFDATYKFCADLGIEMRLSALGVPRDDLGVMADEAHAIRRLLDNNPRDLSRDAILNMYEVAF from the coding sequence ATGACCAACGCCTTCACGCCCATTGAAATTCTTCGCCCCTCTATCCTGGAGTTTGGCTGCGGTACGATCGCCGCCGCGGCACGCTTCGCCGAACGGATCGGCGCCAAACGGCCGCTGGTGATTTCGGACCCGTTCAACGCGCGTCGCGTCGACACGCTGGCGCTGCCGGGTGCCGTGAAGGTGTTCGGCGATGTGAAGCCCGAGCCGGACCTGCCTAATCTTGAGAAGGCGGTCGCGATAGCGCGCGACGTCAAGCCCGATCTCGTGGTCGGCTTCGGCGGCGGCAGCGCGATGGATCTGGCCAAGCTGGTGGCGGTGATGTGCACGAACGACGTGGCCTTCGCCGACATCGTTGGGCCGGAGAAGGTGGCCGGTCGCAGCGTGGCGCTGATGCAGATTCCCACCACCTCGGGCACCGGCAGCGAAGCCGGCACCCGAGCGCTCGTCACCGACCCCGTGAGCCAGAACAAGCAGGCGGTGCAGAGCCGCTTCATGCTGGCTGACATCGCCATCGTCGATCCGGATCTGACAATGACGGTGCCGAAAGAGGTCACCGCAGCGACCGGCGTCGATGCGCTGGCGCATTGCGTCGAGGCCTACACCAGCCGCAAGGCGCATCCCACGATCGACCTCTATGCGCGCGAAGGCGCGCGGCTGGTTGGGCAGTATCTCAAGCGGGCGGTGGTCGATGGTAGCGATCGCGAGGCGCGTGCCGGCCTGGCGCTGGCCTCGCTCTATGGCGGCTATTGCCTCGGGCCGGTGAATACGACCGCCGGCCATGCGGTCGCGTATCCGCTCGGCACGCGTCACCATGTGGCGCATGGGCTCGCCTGCGCGGTGATCTTCCCGCACACGCTGGCCTTCAACATGCCGGCCGTGGAGGCGAAGACCGTCGCGGTGCTCCAGGCACTTGGATTGCCGAAGCAGGGCGATGCAAAGCTGGCGTTCGACGCAACCTACAAGTTCTGCGCCGATCTCGGTATCGAGATGCGGCTGTCGGCTCTCGGCGTGCCCAGGGACGACCTCGGCGTCATGGCCGACGAGGCGCACGCCATTCGCCGCCTGCTCGACAACAATCCGCGCGACCTTAGCCGGGATGCGATCCTGAACATGTACGAGGTCGCGTTCTAA
- a CDS encoding four-carbon acid sugar kinase family protein — protein sequence MISVRLLADDLTGALDAAAEFVGLCGPFDVTWPEASAAQGSQSLAIDSGTRERSKAESIEIVGRLAPLLRGATIAYKKVDSLLRGAWAAELSACLRGGDWASCVVAPAFDYQGRRTVGGQQFARTVQGEWHRVGDNLLAQLRQEGIEARQGGADTLSQAGVQVFDAESDIDLDRVVEMGRRMPGPVLWCGSGGLAGALARSHRADAPSQLKLPVLGLFGSDQPATASQLAACGEATIALAEGEGAAPVRRKLADDAVALVKFSLADGLTRAEAAQRIAREMAALIAALQPPGTLIAAGGETLKAACVTLGAHALQVTGRIVPGLPRSILQGGRWAGVDVISKSGAFGPSELWRDLLRDNHLLNMRSPT from the coding sequence ATGATCAGCGTCCGCCTGCTTGCCGACGACCTCACCGGTGCGCTCGACGCCGCGGCGGAGTTCGTCGGCCTCTGCGGGCCGTTCGACGTCACCTGGCCGGAAGCGTCTGCGGCGCAGGGCTCTCAAAGCCTGGCGATCGACAGCGGCACACGCGAACGTTCCAAAGCCGAGAGCATCGAGATCGTTGGACGACTGGCGCCGCTGCTCCGCGGGGCGACGATCGCCTACAAGAAAGTCGATAGCCTCCTTCGCGGCGCGTGGGCGGCCGAGCTCAGCGCCTGCCTGCGCGGTGGCGATTGGGCGTCCTGCGTGGTCGCGCCCGCCTTCGACTATCAGGGGCGGCGCACCGTGGGTGGCCAGCAATTTGCGCGCACGGTGCAAGGCGAGTGGCACCGCGTCGGCGACAATCTGCTTGCCCAGCTGCGGCAGGAAGGCATCGAGGCCCGGCAGGGCGGGGCCGACACGCTGTCGCAGGCCGGCGTTCAGGTCTTCGACGCCGAAAGCGACATCGACCTCGATCGGGTCGTCGAGATGGGACGGCGCATGCCGGGACCCGTGCTATGGTGCGGCAGCGGTGGGCTCGCCGGCGCGCTCGCCCGCAGCCATCGCGCCGATGCGCCGAGCCAATTGAAGCTGCCGGTGCTGGGGCTGTTCGGCTCGGATCAACCCGCGACTGCGTCTCAGCTGGCTGCGTGCGGCGAGGCAACCATCGCGCTTGCGGAAGGCGAGGGCGCGGCGCCTGTGCGGCGCAAGCTGGCCGATGACGCCGTGGCGCTGGTTAAATTCTCTCTCGCCGACGGCCTGACGCGCGCGGAGGCGGCGCAGCGGATCGCGCGCGAAATGGCGGCGCTGATCGCGGCGCTCCAACCTCCGGGCACGCTGATCGCTGCTGGCGGCGAGACCCTGAAGGCGGCGTGCGTTACACTAGGCGCGCATGCGCTCCAGGTGACGGGACGTATCGTGCCGGGGTTGCCGCGCTCGATCTTGCAGGGCGGCCGGTGGGCCGGAGTGGACGTCATCTCGAAGTCCGGTGCATTCGGCCCCAGCGAGCTCTGGCGCGATCTGCTTCGGGACAATCATTTGCTCAACATGAGGAGTCCGACATGA
- a CDS encoding dihydrodipicolinate synthase family protein, with the protein MSTSSLHPHGVFSAALTPLDAELAPDHARFVAHCRYLLDEGCDGIALLGTTGEANSFSATERTALLEAVVAAGIAPQRLLPGTGVTALNETIALTRHALSVGVDTVVMLPPFYYKGVSDDGIFASYSQVVQRIGDARLKIVLYHIPQMSAQPISHALIERLRAAYPATFTGIKDSSGDFANMTAMVERFPGFSVLVGADPLLLPLLRKGGAGCITATSNLVARDLAYVYKHFGDSDDDAALKAAQARIVRARELVSRFPQMASLKALVAARTSHAGWQRLRPPLESLPTAQVKELLADATAFAAAI; encoded by the coding sequence TTGTCGACATCATCGCTGCACCCTCATGGCGTGTTCTCCGCCGCGCTGACACCGCTCGATGCCGAGCTCGCCCCCGATCATGCGCGCTTCGTCGCGCATTGCCGCTATCTGCTCGACGAAGGCTGTGACGGCATCGCGCTGCTCGGCACGACCGGTGAGGCGAACTCGTTCTCGGCCACTGAGCGCACCGCGCTGCTCGAAGCAGTGGTCGCCGCCGGCATCGCGCCGCAGCGGCTTCTGCCGGGCACTGGTGTCACCGCCCTCAACGAGACCATCGCCCTGACGCGTCATGCGCTCTCGGTCGGCGTCGATACCGTGGTGATGCTGCCGCCGTTCTACTACAAGGGCGTCAGCGACGACGGCATTTTCGCGTCGTACAGCCAGGTCGTGCAGCGCATCGGCGATGCCAGGCTCAAGATTGTGCTCTATCACATCCCGCAGATGTCGGCGCAGCCGATCTCGCATGCGCTGATCGAGCGGCTGCGCGCGGCTTATCCAGCGACGTTCACCGGCATCAAGGATTCCTCCGGCGACTTCGCCAACATGACCGCGATGGTCGAACGTTTTCCCGGCTTTTCGGTCCTGGTCGGCGCCGATCCTTTGTTGCTGCCGCTGCTGCGCAAGGGCGGCGCCGGCTGCATCACCGCGACGTCCAATCTCGTGGCGCGCGACCTTGCCTATGTCTACAAGCACTTTGGCGACAGCGACGACGACGCAGCGCTCAAGGCCGCGCAGGCGCGCATCGTCAGGGCGCGCGAATTGGTCTCGCGCTTCCCGCAGATGGCCTCGCTGAAGGCGCTGGTGGCCGCACGCACCAGCCATGCCGGATGGCAGCGGTTGCGTCCGCCGCTGGAATCCTTGCCAACGGCTCAAGTGAAAGAGCTGCTTGCGGATGCCACTGCATTCGCAGCCGCCATTTAG
- a CDS encoding antibiotic biosynthesis monooxygenase, whose translation MSASSDTAGQPVALVIQRRIADDGFAAFARWNGEVGEALKAWPGFLSQELVPPQPPAHVDWVTILRFASPAAARAWLQSDVRARLIAEVQRFFVGSEDVHILPDSGVQRDSAVSAVISFKVPDGLEDAFLRWQQRIQAAEAEFKGFLRHKIERPIPGLHDEWIIILSFDSDANLNAWLDSPLRQSLLREGERFNAGMNVRRASYGFNFWFPAGKAQAPEQGPGLIWKSNLIVLLVLYPVVYLWGYFISVPLIDNHGVPVWLSLFVGNLVSTQLLGWWLVPAAFKMLDWWISPKATVGRQIAGYALLAALYAASMGLYALLLAWHWGR comes from the coding sequence ATGAGTGCATCTTCTGACACGGCCGGCCAGCCGGTCGCTCTCGTCATCCAACGTCGCATCGCCGACGATGGCTTTGCCGCGTTCGCGCGGTGGAACGGCGAGGTCGGCGAGGCGCTCAAGGCCTGGCCCGGCTTCCTCAGCCAGGAGCTGGTGCCGCCCCAGCCGCCGGCCCATGTCGACTGGGTGACGATCCTGCGCTTCGCGAGCCCGGCCGCGGCCCGCGCCTGGCTTCAGAGCGATGTGCGGGCGCGGCTCATCGCAGAGGTGCAGCGCTTCTTCGTCGGTTCGGAGGATGTCCATATCCTGCCCGACAGCGGCGTGCAGCGCGACAGCGCGGTCTCCGCCGTGATCTCCTTCAAAGTCCCGGACGGACTCGAAGATGCTTTCCTCAGATGGCAGCAGCGCATCCAGGCCGCAGAAGCCGAGTTCAAGGGATTTTTGCGCCACAAGATCGAGCGGCCGATTCCGGGCCTGCACGACGAATGGATCATCATCCTGTCGTTCGACAGTGATGCCAACCTCAATGCATGGCTGGACTCGCCGTTGCGGCAGTCGCTGCTGCGGGAAGGCGAGCGCTTCAACGCCGGCATGAATGTGAGGCGGGCGAGCTACGGCTTCAATTTCTGGTTCCCGGCCGGCAAGGCGCAGGCTCCGGAGCAAGGGCCTGGCCTGATCTGGAAGAGCAACCTCATCGTCCTTCTGGTGCTCTATCCCGTGGTCTACCTCTGGGGCTACTTCATCAGCGTGCCCTTGATCGACAACCACGGCGTGCCGGTCTGGCTGTCGCTCTTTGTCGGCAATCTCGTCAGCACCCAGCTGCTCGGCTGGTGGCTGGTGCCCGCCGCCTTCAAGATGCTCGATTGGTGGATCTCGCCGAAGGCGACGGTCGGGCGCCAGATCGCAGGCTATGCACTCCTTGCCGCGCTCTATGCCGCGTCGATGGGCCTGTACGCGCTGCTGCTCGCGTGGCATTGGGGACGGTGA